The sequence ACGTACTCCTATCTGTCCATACTGGTACCGGTGTTCCTGCTGACCGACTGGCTGCGTTACAAGCCTGTCGTGGTGTTTCAGTCAGTTGTGCTCTTTATCACTACATCGCTGCTGCTGTGGACAGAGAGTGTGGCAGCCATGCAGATCACGCAGTTCTTCTATGCGATGGTGACGGCCAGCGATGTGGCCTATTTCTCCTACATTTACAGGTCATAAACTGTTGTTCACGCGCTGTTAATGTCAGAGGTTTGCATTGTTGGTACAGACATCTCATTTTGATTGTCTTATTCGTTACAGTGTGATAGATCTGAAGAGGTACAGGAAGGCCACATCTTACAGCCGCAGTGTCCAGCTCCTGGGCTACACAGTGGGCTCTGTGCTGGGCCAGCTGCTTGTCAGCTTCAACCTCATGTCCTACAGCAACATCCTGGTGTTTACTTTGGTTCTCACTGCCATCGCTGTCCTCACTTCACTCCTCCTGCCAATGCCGCAGCACAGCATGTTCTTTCAtcgaagacagaaaacagcaatggAGGGAACTGAGACAGATGGAGATGGTGTTGTAGATGCAACAGAACACTCAAGCAGATCAAAGATGTCTCTGGAAGAAGTGGGCAATGAAAAAGAGGACAAAGGAGCCACAGAGGATGATACAAAAAAAGGATGGGAGGGAAACAGGCCCATGGCTGAGGAACTTGAGGAGACTGTTGGTGCACAGAGCTGCACCCAAGTCCTCCTGCAGCTGTGGAGAGACTTCCGCCAGTGCTACTCCTCCAGACAGCTGCTCTACTGGTCAGTGTGGTGGGCAATGGCCACCTGTGGCTATAACCAGACTGTCAACTACGTGCAGGTTTGTGGTGAAGGcagcataaataaacaaacaaacaaacaaaaagaaagtttAAAGTATGCTATCatcaaaatgtataaaatataaagCCATTGCACATATCTAAATTGCAAAGTAGGGTTTACATATATATCTGCTATACAATGGGCTTATCAGTATTGAACAAGAAAGTCTACCCCTTCCAATGTTGGAAATGCTGTAATTCCAAAACTGGGCAAAACTGGGTCAGAAACTCCACTAGACACCAAACAGATGACACATTACATGACTTTATAGTTGCTGAAGTCTTTGGTGTTTAAAACTGTGCACTTTAAGACAACACACGTGGTTTATTTATCTCCAGAAACCATCACTGGGCTTACAAGTGTGATCAGTACTTCCAAAACACCAAACAATGCTTCCAATATCCCATGCAGGTACTGTGGGAGCATGTGCAGCCTTCTCAGAACTTCACCATTTATAATGGAGGCGTGGAGGCGGTGTCTAACCTGTTGAGTAAGCAAAAGCCGTACAATCTTCCAGTGTGTGAATATGGAGTACAACTAAAAccctacaaaaaaaaattgaggcTATTGGTGATCAATATAAAATGTTATCAGTGCTTAATCAGCggtgttattttacaggtgCAGCTACAGCGTATGGTATAGGCTTCACTGAGGTGGGATGGGAGCAGTGGGGAGAGCTGGCCCTGGGTGGTTTCTCAGGACTTGGGGCTGCTGCACTGTTCCTCATGACATTCATCGGCAACATCTGGGTCTGCTACTGTGGTTACGTAATTTTCAAGAGTCTCTACATGCTGCTGATAACAATAGCCATGTAAGAGTGTATAATTGTACCCCATGACtcagtttatattttattgcatGCAGATTAGGAAAAGAGTATTGACGCAAGTAATTGGGAAATGTTATTGGTCTCCTAGGTTTCAGATTGCAACTGGCCTGTCAATGGAAAGATACGCACTGGTCTTTGGGGTAAACACCTTTGGAGCACTGGCTTTACAGACAACTCTCACTTCTATTGTGGTGGACAGCAGAGGGCTGGCCTTGAGCATCATTCCTCAGGTAAGATACTGATCACCACTGATCATCAGTATGTGCAGGACAAGTGTTTATAAATCTTTCAgtattctaaacttttaaaCTGTGTGTTCTTTTGCAGTTCACCATATATGCCAGCTACTTCTCAGTCATCGCTGTTGTTTTTACTCTTCGGGGACTGTATCGCATTTGGAGCactaaaaggaacaaaaaagagacacctTCTTCAGATCAAAATGAATCTCCAAGCTCTAGAGAACACAGTTTCTGAAACTAAAGACAAACCGAGATAAGCAGTTGTGCTTTTGGTCCACTCAGTAGCCCCATGCCAgtttaaaagcaaaatgacaaaagctttaaattactgcaaaattgtgaatagaaatcttttttttttctccatacaAAACAATATACAAGGTTTTCCATACATCCATATAAATGAATTCTTTGGTCATTTCTTCTTacttaaaattcattttaatatatatactgtatatatttacacattaactTAAAATTCTCTAATACCCAATGTAAGTGGTTTTCAGTTCATCAGCCATTGTTACCCATGTACATGTGGTTGACTGTTGTTCAAAAGTGTTGAATCCTGGGCCTGTCAGCAGGGCAGGGGATGGCAGAGAAATGAGTCCCCTACCCATCCCTGGTGCAGCATTCACTCCATTTTTTCCATCTCTCAACAACagaatatgcattttttttcttcagtgaaaACAGTTTACCTAAAAGGATCCTGCACAAATAAACAGTTTGGTTCTTTACAAATACAGTAACTGGCAGTACCCATTAGCTTTACCAAGCAGCAGTTCTGTCTTAACAAATCTTGTGTGTTAAATACAAATACTGATATGCACAAAGAGCTAattttctaaaagaaaaacaatatgtACAATTTGCAGCATAATGAATGGGATATACTGTACGCAATAACTTAGTTTTCAGCCAGTTTGATTATACATTGTGGCTCAGTAGAGGCCAGGCCAGTTCACAGGTTAAATAGAGAAGAGGGGATCAACCTCTCCCTCTGCACACACCATCACTTTGTTTTGTAGTCATAGACAGTGGCAGCATGACCGTCTCGCATATTGTTCCATTTGTGACAAACTGCGATAGAAAATACAAATTCTTACaaacattgtgtttttaaagctacTTGTGAAACAAAACAGTGCAATAGGTGCAAGCGCGCCAGTTGTTGACCCTGTAGTGCAGCAGACAAGATGCATCGCTATAAGAAGGGATTTGTTGAAGAGCCTCCTGCCGGATACTGTGCAGATGGACCCGCACCCTGGAATTAAGAAGGGATACACGAACACAGTCAGAAAAATTAACTTACTGTGCAAAGAATCATGAAAAAGACTCACTAAATTCCATTTTGTTGCCCAGTTAACAGAGAAGATTAGCTTAGTATGAAGGCTGAGAACAGGTACACACATCTAGAACAGATAAGtttaaaattgaacaaaatCAGCCTGCCAGAACCTCTGAGACTGActaatattttatatatcatTTGTTAAATCCTAAACTAAAATCTAACTGTAGTTCACCATTTTACATTGGATTAGGTGCCAAAACTTCTTCCTTAACCGGGAGCAGATGGTGGGCAGCCAGCAGAAACCTCAAAAAGCTTCTGGTCCCAGCTGCTGGCTCCAGCTATGTATTAAGTTCAAACTTCTTTACTACtctccaaaaaacaacaaacaagaaaaactatGCTTCAATATAAAATGATAACATCCAGCTTTAACGAACCACTTCTGGCTTTATTATTGACTAATGCAATGGCAACTATGTAATAACTTGTCTGTTAAATGCAACTAAAGACTCATATCTTCATAAtcatcagcacaaaaaaaaaatggaaatgttgTAACAATAAACATTGTTCCAAGTACTCAAGCCCCTTCTTTCATTCCGGTGTAAAACTCATATACAACAGGAAATCCGAGAACACAGCCATTGTACTAACCAGAAAAGGGTTGCTAGAGACCATAGGTCCTGCCATTGTCTGTCCAAAAGGAGTCACAACAGGCTTGGCTGGGCCAAAGGCTGGAAACCCTCCACCTGAAAGATGTGCACATTGTCACTGATGGGACAGCCACACAactatttaataataattacagaaaTGACAAATTGAGTAGGTTTTTTTCAGTCATGTTCAGCCGAGCAAACCTAATAACATAAACATAACCTAAACATAAAATGTTCAACAACACCTTAAGTACTCAGTCAGAAACACGTTCAAGCTTAAATTTCAGCACAGGTATTAATAGAGATTAGTCTACATCTACACGATCTAcagcgcacgcacgcacgcacgcacgcacacacacacacaccgttgGGTTGCTGGGGATACGCAGGAGGTTGAGGAAAGGGAGCCTGGCCAGGAAAGGGTGGTTGGAATGTTCCACTAAAGCTGGTGGGGAGGTTGTAGGCTGCAGAATTCCCAAATCCAGATGGCATACTCATGGAGCCTGTGCCAAATGATGCTGCAACACAGCAGGACAGCAACAGGTTACAGAAGCCTATTTAAAACTCAACAAAATCTAGACAGACAACAAGCAAAAGCTGCTCTGAAGTTAACACATACAGTTGcatgcaaaattattcaaccccCCTGACATTTTTGAACTCCTGGCAAAATAAGCAACATGACAACTGCAGACAATTACTAAATCATATAAGAGGTGAACAGCTagtttattgaaatataataccaaagcaaaaatcaagatttaattCATAATCTATCCATAATTTCAACTTTTTTACAAAAAGCCGGttgcaaaattattcaaccccCTATGAACAATGCTaggtaaatacagataattgcaGTACAACTCAAATGCCATACACCTGTATGTATACATTTTGAGGTGAATTCAATGGTGACACATGCTGAACATTAAGTAATACTTAAATCTATAAAATGGGTATACTTTGTGTCAATActactttctttaaaaaaaaaaaaaaaagtttacattttggatgaattatgaatattgatttttgctttggtattatatttcaataaactAACTGTTCACCTTTGAAGGCAACTGTATTGCTTCTTAAGTCTATATTCAAAATGGTGACATGAATTTTACAGCATACACACAGTTGCCTATAAAATGTTATATTACACAAAAGCTGGCACACATCAGCAGATAAAACTGATGAACGGATGTAAATACTGGAATATTATTATCAGAGTGTTAGAAAGCGATTCACTGTGAATGAAGATGAACAACTAGGGTTACAGAATAGTCAAGAAAAAATATTGCTACAATAAATTAGGAATTACAAATCTGTTTCTTTAACAGGGAAATAACTGCACGTgtggaaaataatgcaaatgtaATTCTGTAACCCATAGTGTGGCTCTGTAGGGCAAATATTGCTATTCATTCAACCTTTTCTTGCTAGGAAATTCACAATTTCACAATCCACGTATGTGTACtgtctaaaaacatgcaaaaccacaATAAGGTTGTCTGCAGACAAGCCTTAAGGGAAAAGGAGGGAGTCCGATTCAGACATGAGGCTACAATACTTTTAAGTTCAGCACTGATGAGcacacaggaaaaacacagcCAGCTGGCAACTGAACAGTCTGATAACTGCTGCAAATGCTACATCCAATGCCCATTCAACTGGGTCCACAACTAGTTCAAATTAACTGAAATGTGAGAAACAGCAACCACTTTAATTGTGTGTCTTGAAGACACAGTTTTCAATGTCACACTAGTTTCATCCATTGAATGAAGCATTTAAGGCAATCATCATGATGAATAACAAGGGGATTATTGTTGTATATTACAGTGGAAAGTTAGTGTTAAATACTCAATGGCCTCAGAAAGACAAAGCGGTTGAAAGTTGTGAGAGACAATGGCGTAAGATGAGCAAAACATTTAAACCTACCATAATTTGTTATGTTCAAAAAGGATAACAGAGCATATTGCTCCAAACAAAGACTGAAGAACTATCCATCTGTActtctttttctcttaaatttcattttaacctttagtcctctgctgctgagtaAACTGGACGTCTTCTATTTTAAAATCCTACAAGAGGACCGAaatattaattcattaattgATATTGTTTTTATGGTGATGATGTTACCTACTGCATAACGACAGAACTGTTGCACTCCAGCTTAGGCTTAGACTATCCCAGGTGCCAACTTGTATTAAACTCACATAACTTAGCACACTCTTCCTTGTTGTGAGTTACTGATAAGGTTGTAACAAAAAATAACCCAATTTCTGTGACACTACACTTACATCTTTCAGCATTGCCTGATTAAATTTGTGACAGGAAAAATTAGTCATTGCCAGAGCAAGGCATAGGAGAGCACAAAAAAAGCAGCGAGCACAAGCGAACCTACCAAGGACAGGAGGATAACCCTGCCCATGAAGAACCCTCATCAAGCCTGTCCAGCATGGCAAGAACAATCAGACAGACAACTGAATCTCCAGTTCTGCGGGTTACTGATTCTGTTATCTCTCTTGTGCACACCAGTAAATGGCAACGCTAGTCCTGCTACCCGTTTCCACAGTGAGTCTTGCTAGGTTGTTGTCTGAACTTATTTATACATAATTTCCTCTTCTACTTCCTGATTGCTCGTTCCTGTGATTGATGCTGCGGTCTTAGACACTGCTGAGGTAGACTGGGCAAAGGTTGTCACTTCAGGtgtgcaaaaaatacagaatataaaCTTGCTGTTTAAAAGTGTAACACATGCATTATTTCATATAAATGGACTTTTACAAGGATTTTCACACTACTTGAGTAAGGTGATTCAGAggcacacacaaatgcacacataaacaaacctgcagcagccgCCACACTTGCTGCTCTGCCGTTGCATTGGAATGGGTTGGTGGGAGCTGCTGCTGGGGCAACACCAGCAGCAACAAATGGATTAGTTGACTGAGCTGCTGGAGAAAGATATAAACTCatcaaacatgtaagaaacacaacaataaattGCATGGCCTAAAcgtgtttaaaacaaacaatattggGTGTCAATGACTTGCCTCAATCATGATACAAATCTCTGGATCTGTCTCTTATTGCTgatccttttaaaaaaatatagtgtCCATAGTGGTAATGCTAAATTGCTCCTGCtaaattaaaatgtgcacaCAGTTGCAAGCAAGAAAAGAATCAAGCTTCCAGAAGTAGTTTTAATCAAATAGTAGACACAGGCCACATGTTAACATAATGATCCAAGTAGCAAAATGAGCTGTGAAGCAGGTTGGCtgaaaagtaacaaaaactCTTAACAAAATGTAAAGCTTATTCTTGTCTGACGTAACAGGATGACACTTGAAAGAGACTGATAGTCCACAACCATCATTCTTTGATTTGTGTACAAAATAGGATTatgtttaaacagcaaaaacccAGAGCATAACAATAACCAGTTCTTTACATCTCAACCAGGAAACGCTACAAGGTCAAACAAGAGCTAAAAGGGATTAAATGTAAAGTCTAAACTGCCAAATCAAGCTACAATTCCCTAAGAGTATACTAATCGTATCCTGGGATTGTCGCTCAATACAAAGGTTAtttaaaagttacaaaaatttTACTACTTCCATCTTTGGAGCATGATTACCACAACGCATACGAATCGGTCTTCAGGTTCACTCACCTCCATAACCCTGAGCCATGCCAGGCATGGCCTGCTGTGCTTGTGCTGTTGACACCCCAGTCTCTGGGCCAAACAAACCCCTGTGGTGAACACAAAGTCAATGCATAAATTCGGGAAAGTCAGTAAAAAGGAGAGACCAATGACCAACCATTTAGTGCATGTTTGTAGGTCAAATGCTGTGAACTGGAGTAACTTTTGTGAACACAGTCAAATAGTTCAATGTATTCTGTGTTCTGGCCCATTGTTGAACTAGTACGCCTCTATAATCAGGTGGATCTTGGCCTCATATTTTTGTGAATTGCTGAACTGAAACTTTGACTCACAATGTGTATCAAAAGCAAATGATTATTTCTGTGAGACTTGAAAGTAATAATCTGATGCATTAGCTTCTACTATACATTTCTGAAACATAAACCGTATTCAGTTGTAGATACATAGTTTTAGAGCCCACTAGCAGAGGGCTTATTCAGGTATGCCTGTGGTTTACAAAGTATCTCACCCCTGTGAAGTGCTGGTGGTGTTGTAAACACTGGTGGCAGGGGCCGAGGAGCTGAAGACGGTATCAAGCTCAGCTAGAGCAGCATAGCGGTCCCCCCCTGCCAGCACTGGTGGCTGCTTCTGAGGCAAACCACCcactcctgcagctgctgctgtggttgaGCTCACTCCACCAGGAATACCACCTCCTGgaatagatgcacaaaacagCAGAGCCAGGTTCAATCTACCTCATCTCAACTAATAGAGGAGGAAATGTTTAactttcaaaacacaaacaaaaggtcCGGAGATAGCTGCCATATTCAACCTATTAAAGATAATGGGAGATAAATGTTCAGTCATTAGGAAATTTGCATTTTCtagcacaaaaaacacagtttgtaatgtgaacaaaataaactaaaaccaGCCCAGTACAATTCACAGATGCTCAAGTGCCAGAATTCCGACCattagacaataaaacatttcaatcaAACCAATATAAATGTCCTTCTATAAAGCAAGGAGGTGTTTCTACTGTGTCCAGTGGCCTGTCATCTTTATGCAGGCTGGTTCGTAAGTCAGTAAGTACGGAGTTTGAAAAAgctaaaaaccaagtaatataAAATTAGACATTTGCTAGAAAATGTAAATCAGCCCTGCTTTTAGAGAGACTATGCATGTTCCGCATTGGGAGGAAAACTCCTGGGGGAGTAACTCTATGCGCCTGACACATCGTGTTTTTAgttgtgtcttctttttcaaCCTCTATCCCTACAATTGAGATCTATGAAACAGGCTAGGCAGGAGAAGTTTACCTTGCTCTGTTTTGGCAGAGCTAAACACGTTATCCAGGTCAGCCAGGGCTGCGTATTTATCAGCAGGAACGCTAGTACTCTGTACAGCGTCTCTGCCAGCTCCTGTGGATCCAAAGTCAGCACTACACGATTTGGGGAAGTtgtcaaaatttgcaaaattggCATTTGCTAGTCCCCCTGAGGCGCTACCTGTATGAAAGAGAGagattaaaaagtcaaaaagggGGACCTTGATTGTTGGTTtcgagtaaaaacaaaaacagggagGAAGCTGCATGGAGGGTTAAGTTGAGGTAGAGGCAGGCTGGGGATGGGATACCTCTACTATCTAAAGGATAGACTGTAGCGTTTGCCCTCTGTAAAACTGCACTATGCTGGCTTTCCATCAGTCTATCAATGTAAGGGGCATATAAAATCAACACATATGTGTTACAGGCACATGATATGCAAGGCAGCACTTTTCTTGTGTGCCTCAGGTACATCTGACTTCAGCCCCATGCTGTGGATTAACAGAgttacaaacaaaacatactAAGACATATTAATTGtgacaagaaaaacattttgatagTTAATGGAAAAGATGTTCCAACCACCCCATGGGTGATAGCGAGCTCTGGAATGAGTAGACCGTCACATTTAACCAGTTTTACTGGGGAAACAAAATAACTATTACACATTCGTCTCTGCCCTTTAGAGTAGAGACAAGTAAAGAAAGCACATGTGCAGCTATTTTTCTGCAAGAAGCAAAGCCTATTCAAGAACTGCATATAATTTAGCACTTTAGACAAATATATATGCAATATGCTTCACACTGTATGGTAGGACTTGACAACTCAGGCTGTTTAAAATCTCGAAGAAGACTTGCAGATATGTTATCAATCCCCATAGCACAGCATATTAAGAACTCAGATCTATAGGGAATGCAATAAAAGGAAACACGgcacaataaaaaatgttggTCACTGAAGTAAAGCAATCTGATAACTGGGACACAGCACAGTCTTTGTAATGCTGAAAAGGAGAAAAGGCAATTTTTAGCACTGGCACTGAAACCACCACACCACTTAAATCTAAATCAGTGGTTCACTGCATTCTATGAAATATTGTTTATGTAACTACTTTTAAATCAGAGAAAAGGCAAAGATCTGTTTAGACCATAGGAAGAGGTACAAACTTGCATGTATCTGCTGAAACACTATTCAGAGAAGGTTTATACTTATGGTTAATACATCCTAAAAAAGTTGAACGCCCAAACAATACTGGGAGATTAACTAAGTATGTATGGGGGAATCCTAcctctttaaaaatgacaaaccaTTAGCAGATACAAACCTCATCAGAACAGTAGTTTAAAATCTTTTGAGGAATTGATGTTGTTTACATGAAATTGGAAGAATATCAGGCCTACTATTTATTAACACCTAAACTTGTTAATGATGAAGAAACAACTCTATTCTTGTATGAATCACTATAATGTTATTCTTTCTTAGTTTTTGACATGACCTACATTCGATTTTGGTTAATAAAAAActcaacacattttgaaaaatttcacTAAGgtactaaaaataaatatctgatgGAAAGACCTTGATGGTACGGCACTAGTGTGTCTCCTAATTATTGCTAAAGGGGACGATATGTTTCTGTtctcttttattctctttttactTTGCATGGCTACATTTTTAAGTCCTTCCATTTGGTCTGTTCTCCGTTGCAGCACTCAGCGATCACTGCAAGAATCAAAGCTTATTATTCCTCTTTCAACCTGTGAGAATGCCAAATGTGATTCTGTgttaaagacacaaacaagagcTACATACTGAGACACACATTACACTCAGATAGAGGAGGATCAGAATGACTACACATTAGAGATGGTGGAAAGGGTGAAATCTGTTATGAGGGCAAGCCCAGAGAGAGACTTACTGTGTGCACTCTGGAGAGGCAGAGCAGTGGCAAACTCACCCACACTGCGGCTGGATGAGAGCACAGTGAACGCTGGCAGCCAAAAAATcgaaggaggagg comes from Amphiprion ocellaris isolate individual 3 ecotype Okinawa chromosome 7, ASM2253959v1, whole genome shotgun sequence and encodes:
- the slc19a3a gene encoding thiamine transporter 2, which produces MEAVKKWRSGWRYPTTLLCIYGFFSTVKPLEPFLIPFMTGPDKNLTTEEVNNQIFPVWTYSYLSILVPVFLLTDWLRYKPVVVFQSVVLFITTSLLLWTESVAAMQITQFFYAMVTASDVAYFSYIYSVIDLKRYRKATSYSRSVQLLGYTVGSVLGQLLVSFNLMSYSNILVFTLVLTAIAVLTSLLLPMPQHSMFFHRRQKTAMEGTETDGDGVVDATEHSSRSKMSLEEVGNEKEDKGATEDDTKKGWEGNRPMAEELEETVGAQSCTQVLLQLWRDFRQCYSSRQLLYWSVWWAMATCGYNQTVNYVQVLWEHVQPSQNFTIYNGGVEAVSNLLSAATAYGIGFTEVGWEQWGELALGGFSGLGAAALFLMTFIGNIWVCYCGYVIFKSLYMLLITIAMFQIATGLSMERYALVFGVNTFGALALQTTLTSIVVDSRGLALSIIPQFTIYASYFSVIAVVFTLRGLYRIWSTKRNKKETPSSDQNESPSSREHSF